Genomic segment of Molothrus aeneus isolate 106 chromosome 3, BPBGC_Maene_1.0, whole genome shotgun sequence:
GTGCATGCAAAATCAACTCCAGAATCTAAgaataatgcattttatttttctctcttgcctTCCAGGTACTTCTGAGGGGAGTGGGAAACAAGGGGAGAAGTAGTTAGGTTTTCCCAACCTGTCAGGGTGAACCATCATTCACCTATATTTGGGAGGGTGAAAAGGAAGCTGGAGATTATACTGGTTAGAGAGCAGTTGGACACAAACTGTTGAAGCAAAACACCTGGATGCCATATAACCCTAGAGTAGCTTTATTATTTAATCTATAATTTAATAGTTGACctagaaaataattacattatacttaaagcatttcttcattttttgttttcatttataaTACAAGaattaaatacagttttaaccATTACAAGCTCAACTCAGTTTTTTACATAAACACAGCTCCTAGAAGGAGCTTTAAGCTGCAGCATATTCATATTGCAAACTGGTGAAAAACCCAGGCAGGGCATAGCTTAAAGGTAAAGATTCTTGCACGTTTTTCTTAAGTGAATTTACTAGGGTGCTCTTCTCTCTCTGGTCCAAAGTGTCTGACTTTCAGTTGATTCCTTTCAGGTGAAGACTGAGATCCCCGGAGTCTTAGTAGACTATATTGCCACCTTCCCCATCTGCATCCCACCCACACCCACACTCTCAAGACTGAGACTGAGTCTGAATTGTGCCCATCCTGGGGCTGGTACGAtgccacagggcagcagcaggcgcCCCTAAAGCCTTCCCTGCGCCAGGAGTCTCCCTGTACACTTGTGACATGTTGGAAGGTCACAGCAGAAAGCAACGTCTGTTCGTGTAACAGGGCTGCCAGAGCCGACCAACCTCCCCCTGCCCACGGCAGTCCCTGTAAACTGCTTGGGGCTCTTGTGGAGATCAGTCCTCAAAGCCTCTTAGGGAGGCCTGTGTCACCTAATGGGGACCTGTGGCTCTGAAGCCCCGGCTGGTGACAGTGCTGAACATGTTAACCCCTTGATGTGGCTGCATGCACAGAGAGGGGAGGGGCTCCGGCAGCAGGCTGCAGATGCTGGGCTGTGCGACAGGCACAGGGAGTCAGCGTGTCATCTTTAATTTGTAAGCTTCAGACAACTGCGTGTGCACTGGCTTTGGTTTGGGGGAAGGGGCTGATTTCAGACAGGATTTTAATGCAGCTGGGACTAATACAAATCAGAACTGTAACAAATGGGATATACAGGACAAATGTTAAACTCCATCAACTGAATAACAACATAGTATGATTTAAAATGAACTGCAAGTGTTCACCAACACTTATTGTGCAGGTCTCAAAAACTGAGTGGACCACCAATAGTGTAGCAATTACAACTTactctctccctgctctcacagctgTGACCCATTCCGGCATCACTGATTGAGGTGTTTGTCCTTTAACACTAACACATTAACATGGTTTCCAATCATGGGAGAGACACCACTCCCAAAACTTGATGACACTTATGTAGCTTTTGTATTCAGTCCAGCAATGACCAAACTTTGTCCTTTGTGTGACAGTGCTTTTATACCTTTGGGGACACATTATTCCCTTAAACGTTCTCTCCAACTACCCTTCTACCTCCCCTGGTTTGAGCAGGCATAAATATAAGGTCATAAATGGATGCTGTCCTTTTTGGAgtaagaaacacacacacacatatctaACATACAAAAACCTACCAAAAGCATAGTAAAACCATGTCCATCTTAAGCCAGGCAGCCAACCTAGCAACCGAGTCTCTTAACATATTTTAATCGCTGGCATACTCTGCCACAAGAAAAATATACATGACTAGGTCTGTAATACTTTAAACAGCTGTTTACTATAGCTAGGTTACAAAATAAACACTGCTGCAGAGGCCATGTGTTCAATATACTCTAACCACAACAGCATCAGAACCCACCCTCAGTCTGCTCTGTGGTCACTGTGGCTGACCCAGCGCCTCACCCTCTTCCCCTTGCTTCTGATCTGCCGCTCAGACAACAAGCCCAGAATCATTTGTCATTGCACAATTGGAACTGTCTTAAGGAGAGGAGCCTCATCGGAAAGTCTCACTTGCTTTTCACACATTACTCCTCGTTACTCTCCCTCATCTGTGTCCCTCAGTCCTGGGCAGCACCCCAGCACTTCCAAGTGAGAGAAGCAAGCTCCAGACCAAAGCACAGGGAAGGTGTTCTCAGCTTGTGGAGGGAACTGGAGTGTAGGGCAGAGGGCTTTACTCCACACAGTGGAAACATTTAATGCTGGATTCAGCCAACTGGTCACTTAGATGATCAATCCCAACTTCTGTGAGCCTGCTCCACTCCAGAAGATTCAACTGCCAGatgatatttaaaatacaatgaaaCTTTATGGTGAAGTGCCTAACACAGCTGGTTATAAAGCGTTATTCCAGTAGGCAAGTGACAAGGAGCCTTTCCTTGCTGGAGAGATGCctcctgaaagaaaacaaaacacaaaaaaaaaaaggaaaagaggaaacaaacCAATGAAATGGACAGTCTGCTCAGTGGGAAGGGAGAGGCAGCAGTAAAGCTGATGGAGACAACACCAAGCAGCAGCTACGCGCCTGTTCTCACAGTTTGCCTGAGCTGTTCAGATTCACAGACATGCACCGGCACTGCTTGACCTTCTGAATTTTCTTGAGTCGGAACGGTGGGTCCAGCTCGGGGCACTCCAGCTGCACGGTCGAAGAGGTGACCTTGTGTGGCTTGCAGAAGGCGCAGGACTGGAAGgactcctcctccttcttcacgTGCCGCGGGATGTAGAAGGAGTTGCACTGCCCGTAGCAGAAGCGGTTGATGATGGTGCGGCTGATGCAGCCCTCCTCGCTGACTGTCTGCCGCAGCGGCTGCGTCTTGCACCAGTCGCTCTTGAGGTACTTCCTCTCGGTGACCACCAGAGCCTCCTGGCTGGAGGCCAGCACCTCCttgttcagctgctgcctccgCTCCGAgtggttgctgctgctgcctttgtaCGGGGAGGGAATGGCACCTGCGGGGCGGCTTTTCTTGGCCTCCGATACTCGAACCAGTGCTGCCATCAGAAGAACGGACAGGGCAAATTTCCAAACCATCCTGCAAAGGCAACACAAGGCACTGTTAGGAGAAACATATCTTCAAACCACAGAACTGGAATAGAGTTGATACTTCACGCATGCTTTTAGAAGAAGTGGAGATCTTATCGTCTTTATAATCCCATCACTTTTCCTAGATTAGCTCTATTCTAGGGTGATTACTTATCAAGAAGAGGCCAGGCCCTTTGGAAAGTCACACTGCTCCCCCTCAACCCTCCCCAAACTTTCCAGCTacttggttttttccccacagggACTTTGATGCTTTGGTGGCTGAAGTGGTGGTTTTACAAAAGCTTCAGCCAGAAACATTTCCTCCTTCTCTGTGATATCCTGGGCCAAACAGCTGGGCAAACTCCTGGCTAGCAAAGGCTCAAGAAACTCTTGCCAAGATGGTGAGAGTTGATTTGGGAtggcaggggagaggggaatACCAGGTTACACAAAGTGCACGCCCATGTCTCTTCAGCCCCCgagtcccagcccagcctcattCTCCACAGAAGTAGCAGGGGGTGTccaaaaaactatttttattattttaaattgcttcTTAAGTTTCTTAGGGCTCTTATGGCACTTACAGGCTTGTATTTGTTGTCTTTGTATGAGGCCAAAACCTTGatggatttatttttgcagTAAGAGGAAATGCTTAAACACAACTTAGAGAACTTCACAAATGCAAAGCCTCTTGGGAAAATGGTTTAAGAAGATTTTTAAACATGAGAGGattcaatatttattttagattttaagGAATAGGTTACAGCATAAGCTTGTTGCTAAGTTAAAATAGTCAGTCAgatggcaaaaatatttttttctatggtTGTCTATTATGTCTTGTTCTGTGGAGCATCTCTTACCATCTCTTGTCCAATTCATTTTAGTAATGGGTCTCAATGTGCTTCCAGAACATCAGACTAGGTGTACTAAATTTACTTATAAAGTCTCACTAGTGAACTGCTCATTTGGCCGTTCATTTCATATCACTCTCcctgggaaaagagaacagAGCGGCTCTTCAGTGCCAGGAGTGGGTGCACAGAAGCTTCCCATCCAAATCTTTCTTTATTcttactgaatatttttatagTGTACAGAAGAAAGACGTATCCCTCTCCTCACAGTAAGCTTCAAACCCTTCCAATGATTTTAATCACTGGAatgattttcattattttcctttacagaGATACCTAGACAAGAAACTACCATCACACTGGTAATTAGAGTGTCTAATGTCTAATGTTCAGATGTTGCACAGGTCATCTGGAAAACTTGTCACTTTCCAAACAATGACACAAAAAGATCAAAAAGTGTTTGCAGTAAAGGTGCAAAAAAGGACAATAATTGCAGTAACAAATGCTTCTCACCTAATTAAGCAGACctaatatttttaacttctgtGGAGATAAAGAAAAGGAACTACTCTAGCAGACAGATGATATTGCTTAAGGTTATTTTCTAAGTCTACAACATCTCAATGTCAGACTTGGGCTAAGTTTCTAAGGGGAGAAGTGAAGTGCTGAAGGAAACAAAAGTGACAATCGTATAGCTGTAAACAGAGGATGTTCTGATGCAGAGTTAAATTTCATGCAAGTGTATGCTTGAAAGAGAACCACCTTTAAATGGATCAGTGTttctaaaccacaaaaaagttCATTTATCTGCAACCATGCCATCTCCCCACTGAACACCCACTGTAGCTATGGGTACTTTAAATCAGTGGCCTATTTTCACACTGCTTAGCATTCAGCATGCAAGTCCAGAAGTTTTGTCCAAGGTCATTAAACGAAGCAAGACTAGACTTGGCTTTACAGGCAGGTATTGCTGCCAAGTCCACTGGATGTCAACCCACACAGCCAGGCCAAAACCTAATCAGGTAATTAGTTTCAGTTGAATATAGTGTTCCATGCTTCCTTTCAAATTGCTCTCATGTTATTCTGCACTGATGGCTGCATTTCAGTAGTAGATAAAACAACTGATTCCTAGTCCTTTGTGTTTTATAtagaaaggggaggaaaagaaaccaGATTTACAAACCTTTGGCTTCTAGAAAAAGACAGAGGTGAGCTCTTCACAAGATGCCTTATGCCACATTTCTCAGGCATACTCTTCTACTCTTTTGATACACAAATACTGCCTCTCCAGTCTCATTTTTCTGATCCTGGCATAGAAGAGGACAGCAAAGGTCAAAAGAAGAGACAcaccctttcccctcccctctcctcttttCTTGGGATGATCTTTAGGGCTTTTGGATCTTAGGTCCAACTTTCATGGCTCTACAATTCTATGAAACCCTGTGTTACCACGCCTGCCCTTTCTCTTCATAAAATGAAACTTGAAAGGACATGTTTCCTTTTTGTGCCAAGAGTAGTGGTCAAGCAGAAATCCTATGTAGGAATTCAGGAAAGCTGACAGAGAACTAACAACAAAGTCTACAATATAGAGAAATACTATAGCAGTATTCTAATTGCTTAAATGGTTTTATGTAGGCATGGAGAGCCATTCAATAGAGTAAGTAGGATTTATTCAGTAAGTCTGTGTTTATAACTAATAAAGCATTATAATCAAAGCCACTATTGTACAGTTAGAAACCAAACACTGCAATATGTGCAAGTACTTCTACAGACAGGTAGGAACACACCACCTATTTCTGTCATTGATCCTTATCAAACTTGaaccttaaaatatttatataacagAGTAATGATCTATTCTACACTAGCAGGTCAAATGTGCATTCTGTCAGATGGTGGAATTTCTAATCACAGCGTTACCCCTTACTAGCCTGCAAATCACCCCTTTCTAAGCCCTGGCATACAAATCCCCTATTCAAGCAAGTAAGGGTGCAAACAAGGTCACACGGTGCCAGCAACTTGCCAAGGACTACACATATATTTTCAGCACTCACATGCAAAGAGAAGAGAAACTTCAGGACTCCCAGAGAAAGAGAACATTTTGGCAAACTGAATTTGAACCCAAAGCAGGACAGTGAATGCTGTCTGTCTGCAGACAGAGCGGGATGAGAAGAAACACAAAACGTATTGGAGAAGAATCTGGCTTTTGGCAAGGACAGGGCTGTTCTGCCCTACTTAGATGGAACAGAATGAAACAGCATGTAGCTGAGACCATGCAAGTGAGAACTGCCTCAAGAGACCAAAGCCCCTACAACGTGCaccagtgccagcctgggccCCCCCATTCCTGCTGCACTTGGGGTCCCCATAGCCAACCTAGTGGCAGATCCCTCGCGACAGTTTTCAACTTCTTCAAGCATTGTTGCCAGCTGCTTTTTTCCAGTGTATGAGCTGAGAATAACTTAACCTTAGACAAGACATCCAACAAGGCTTGGCTGCATTTACATATCATGTGGCAAGTTTTTCTCCCTGAGATAAGGAAATTAGCATCAATAAGGAAATTAGCATCAAGTATGAGTTCATAAACTCATCAAACCCAACATGCTGGAGCTGGGCTATCAGGCTTAGAAGTGTAAAAAATCCTTGGCATGGAAGTAAGACTGTCAAAACCCAGCTCTGTCATTAAGAGGTCAGGTCACTGCTAGGAGGGGAAGACCCAGGATCACTGTGTCTGCCCCtagctttatttcttctttgtatCCAGTTACTGTGTCACAAAGTACCTACCAATGCAGGCTCCCTTTTCCATACCGACCTCCTGGCCCTATAACTCACGCATTCTTGAAAGTAatccagctccagagcaggacaggcagtAATGTAACCcccaaaataaattacagttttGTGCTTAAGGAAGTTCTCTCTGCATTGGAGCATTGGATTTGCTTTCAGAATTCAAGGTCATAGTTTTCAGAGAAGTCTCCCTGAGAAGAAGTGGGTGCTATGGTCTgaaaggcagggcaggaggtaACACCAGTGCCCATCTGTgctgaggggctgctctgaTGTTTCATCTAGTTTTCAAAGTCAGGACCAGTTTCTCAGCTCATTATGAAGATTTCTTACTGGGAATTCCTGTTTTGAAGATCAGCCTACTTCAAGGTTGCAAGTGGATAGAAAGAAAGAGGGATGTAACTGAAAGATCATTGTGATATTTTATGTTAGCTGCTCAGGAAATCAGGAGGTGTGAGACCCACTGTTTACTTTAGCACCTACTTTGTAGCACATACAAAGCACTCAGCATTATCAGCATTCCTGGAAGCGTCCAATTCTCTGATATAGGTATAATACAATCATCTCTTCACCAGACCTTTGTGGAGggaattcagaaataaaagttgtaggcaatttaaaacaaaacaaaacacaacaaccaaaaaaccccaccaaccaaaaaaaaaccaacctacaaccaaaaaatccaaacccgCAAAACCTGTCTTACCATGGAATTTGAGACTCTACGTATTCAGCTTAATCAGAGTTTGGATTCATGAAGAAGATTTAGTACTATAAACCTATCATACACCCATTAGAAGTACAGTCTCAAGTACTGTAAGAGCCAGTGGCTGGGAAGTTgataaaaaaattcagagatttttttctgctttttgaaaaATTTCAATCTAATTAACAGCTGAAGAGCTTCCCTTGGACAAATATTTCCCTGTGACTACCAGCGAAAGGCAGGCATTACAGACTAGATTAAATCAGGTCCCATTAGGTAGTACAGTACATAGATGGCCACATTTGACCACCCGTATCACCTGCTTCCATTTTCCACCCTGCAAACTTCAGAGATGTGAGAGTTCTCCTTAGGGATCACTTGAGCATGGCTGAATGCAGGAAGCCCTGTtacaaaaaatttttttttctagggcCCCTTTACTTTCGTATTAGACCTAGTCAGAAAAAGAATCTGTATAAACCAGTCATATATATAATAATGTAAGAACACGATGTACATGGTTAGTT
This window contains:
- the GREM2 gene encoding gremlin-2 isoform X1; the encoded protein is MPEKCGIRHLVKSSPLSFSRSQRMVWKFALSVLLMAALVRVSEAKKSRPAGAIPSPYKGSSSNHSERRQQLNKEVLASSQEALVVTERKYLKSDWCKTQPLRQTVSEEGCISRTIINRFCYGQCNSFYIPRHVKKEEESFQSCAFCKPHKVTSSTVQLECPELDPPFRLKKIQKVKQCRCMSVNLNSSGKL
- the GREM2 gene encoding gremlin-2 isoform X2, whose product is MVWKFALSVLLMAALVRVSEAKKSRPAGAIPSPYKGSSSNHSERRQQLNKEVLASSQEALVVTERKYLKSDWCKTQPLRQTVSEEGCISRTIINRFCYGQCNSFYIPRHVKKEEESFQSCAFCKPHKVTSSTVQLECPELDPPFRLKKIQKVKQCRCMSVNLNSSGKL